One genomic region from Thermoleptolyngbya sichuanensis A183 encodes:
- a CDS encoding PilN domain-containing protein — protein MYSLDVNFLNDRIERPTDGGGVAARRAVVQDDPRPMYVGAAIGVLLPALVGGFWLFLQSQTASLTARQAELDSQLATLQQAMQEVQNVEAQVAQLNAENQALAQVFDRIIPWSAILQDIRSRVPAGVQLTNVTQLAPEAVPPPPPPADPSQPAPPPPEVPPSRLEISGNARTFAEANDFMLLLQQSPFLDSREVRLVDARLVDSPIQTEFVGEGDRPDGLEVQLPKVVQYKITAGLTPRPSSELLQDMENTLSVGLPARIDQLRKLGVVTP, from the coding sequence ATGTATAGTCTGGATGTCAATTTTCTCAATGACCGCATAGAGCGCCCGACGGATGGGGGTGGGGTTGCTGCCCGCAGGGCCGTTGTGCAGGACGATCCGCGTCCGATGTATGTGGGGGCGGCGATCGGGGTGCTGCTTCCGGCGTTGGTGGGCGGGTTCTGGCTCTTTTTGCAAAGCCAGACGGCCTCGCTGACGGCTCGACAGGCAGAATTGGATAGTCAGCTTGCAACGCTGCAACAGGCGATGCAGGAGGTGCAGAATGTCGAAGCTCAGGTTGCACAACTGAATGCCGAGAACCAAGCGTTGGCTCAGGTCTTTGACCGGATTATCCCCTGGTCGGCAATTTTGCAAGATATTCGCAGCCGGGTTCCGGCGGGCGTGCAGTTGACCAACGTGACACAGTTGGCTCCGGAGGCTGTTCCGCCGCCGCCCCCACCCGCTGACCCCAGCCAGCCCGCCCCGCCGCCCCCAGAGGTGCCGCCTTCTCGATTGGAAATTTCGGGGAACGCCCGCACCTTTGCTGAAGCCAATGACTTTATGCTGCTGCTTCAGCAGTCGCCGTTCTTGGACAGCCGCGAGGTGAGGCTAGTGGATGCGCGGCTCGTGGATAGCCCGATTCAGACAGAGTTTGTGGGTGAGGGCGATCGCCCTGACGGATTGGAAGTACAGCTACCTAAGGTCGTTCAGTACAAAATCACCGCTGGACTCACGCCCCGTCCTTCTTCTGAACTGCTCCAAGATATGGAAAACACGCTATCGGTGGGCTTGCCCGCTCGGATTGATCAGCTTCGCAAATTGGGGGTTGTAACGCCATGA